Proteins co-encoded in one Bombus terrestris chromosome 18, iyBomTerr1.2, whole genome shotgun sequence genomic window:
- the LOC100650940 gene encoding uncharacterized protein LOC100650940 isoform X1 produces MSQSEDAYAPEEPTPDIPISLLDIQMPETPDSTKGQTSDGDTPRLESPKMLKPVLGKLQAKKRLMAFANKFNVPPKLQNKSNLLQAHSTKVSKSKSMPSDNSKSSKNDSSTIVNVDSDSVQFHNRHSSGGKSKKKTEEKILAIEEIRREESKSKMLLAEAMAAANLEEENYANRNGQNILENVKIFRERSRQDDVNASYKSASKSAIENKYSERRRYGREERRDSASKESKDYNGSKERYYKVPRDKEQRRKDKDRKDDKDKREDSNKYEENRDRKDEERDKKDNDKWEDVREKKGIKEKKESLKEKRSDSQEKPEIKDRKEKEKDKDKGKEKDIMNSSSWVELKKCGIMMDDIIEIKRRDHSERSIKNRTAEDYLRHFEQMLMINDCRLKRYAFIAEGLEGPKEYPPESVRATKRGRPQLFYSENPRMSLFINHQQILQAVTADHREKMRNICEADFIRNDTEAAEKSQRTRNWYPKTGISKSEGWHVPINVQLPRSKWDSEDEDRLSDTEKEQGNVVKSSNMTSKQEPEEFSPRLNTIEEDINKDKKMINEDEASSVKKIDDNRQSTSPLLQSAGNEKLASEYEQFMKMVCSDIPMSKEFSPKPNKTSASTLSYHEFNIETNLPNDNNFSFVEHSISGKSDKSNSNKIEEKFKSNESRQNLENISKIEDDQISSNSSHIQVQKRVRVESKNIHDKSESEDSKSIPSDWENVRIKVERMSDENSDSKETRKKKRRKKVTSSSSESSSSSSSSDSEEEVKRRKRKRKISNDSDSLSDSDSSDSSSSSSDSSSSDDKRKKRKKKKRKAEKRKKKAKRIAKTKKKRRRKVSSDSSSSDSSEDRRKKRVATRKSKQKKEYNDKQDNRDDIIKTIQKSPLESSSLENAKLVRSQVPLKKIKEEVKVENRKRSSDKHDVWNKDQELVRKVISDSDIHNKTHKDEEKRNKVEERYLEEWEMDSVIMPQKGEKLSKSNVEKVDNTDIQNIRKIERKEERCKKDDKNKNDERLEEKCSSMSKEIIPGSLKIEEDADGKKKRKRDKEKKDSSEFLADWKKESERISQQIMQDEIKLSKKLDKQKRDKWGETEFDTLNVPSLTQLEKEVNKRQLLADEWEVDSLEAVSDLMINKKKTSRISKKLEKEVRYDKKTDTYIAIEKETVKECKKRQDRLSAMRIWEEEQEEGEKEALMLLEQKSKRKRDDWDIEEESFLREKSDRKESVEDSITIIESIHKEVNTVSKNVDASMKYDVVTSKKSKKSRWDMESQSQEKIKLKAPVMWEEECAEWTKVNKFDHDIERVSLECCDPILAKTKIKDEDVCMVEQQLRKSTSKNSASADIIDLFPRKCQDIDLLESSWTPEEHTRCKSRIRSLGNSSQENVLFDKTKELTPSKEQCTAEQLKDIFEIDVKLTKKNTELYSPSSPAGSQKSEDMEIFKNNQVNLKQSLLHDKLKNETLVMSDDESVPNIPLQIKYRDGKYAKAAVMKEEFEEILGVQKIEDQTLRKKFDVKVSESSSEFPINEPYPDTNYKSLRMDIFAGYESDESHGKLSNKSSEAISSSASTKGTEETNEGKAALKLIPKQLLVRRNNERVKTKLISDDPMQHAAALLTIQKKLRESHSVKNDIKNTYCEEPNEFRIECEKTSNIHAPVAEVIPTEQTTITDVKVDSKDLSITVKTSITTKSESPGAVKLDFNEYRSGNKGTKLEELKKSRPRNSKDDTECQVRSPGREQKKKSPSRKENREDKRISDRSKERRDKKFDDRERVDRRDSRSSKQEYNESRRRFSPSTSRNKKRTSWEREGSRSESHSRSWSRSRSKSPKRKEESFAGFSSKEKRSNRIDEDRSSRARIDDRRERSIRSSPRSNTAPHNKDHFKKHIKGDRDDWNRKKYDCIEREKEGRSYEPMEVLRERNVDIDRHRESRFRGDEADRSLWPYEAENILRDGNESLDSYPNSQDLDLDYEEKTYYRDDSIERDIMEGPFRPSSKFKHRKSRLSTRRDRQWEKEREPLDLDRHGHVRRMDKLPPPRGRSPLRSRRSPCRSSHDRFRRESRSRSKSWSRSRSRSRSRSRSRSRSRSTSRSRSMMHSRSRSRSGSRSRTRSTSGSRMRSPDHLRMTERLRSSRSPSMGRGRVSESSRERKDEHDNMKLLDSCTERGRRIETIVQSVSGLPRDSTVLDSEMHIGDNMETVATSFQYSAENEVGNEYYYTENNLTYPPCIDDSTASSPKRLSLDDRLELELGIKKQQDGAGISNDYGENFNSNVCYPSPPGQQQQMLYRQQPTVLQVGNVLQVVPADFNGVSATHREPTNSSSAPIVRGSSQVVRVGNVLQVVPTSLDWSGGQPSSVDQSGGMMYSTTVPQSSPVSSVPISVPVPVPVPMPVPAVPSAMNSSTPVSTLSPVSLPLSVPVPVPVPVPGPAPVPLPVTQTTFPRAEVTLQKVPVLPVYNYEVILETRRKEQEERKRLREIRRKEKERRRIERINRRALQLLEKSNMRQSENANQQKNSNLDPSVLKALRESEEQADAEEQQTSSTIFEKEEEMPVVASSASTEEEEVPVEEDEEEEEEEEAEVEYDEEDEEEAEDDEEEEEEDDEKSRLNKLKSEIDEATTVTAIDETTKVQIETESKGWPELPPPPLKGILVASGFRRTSVPNGNLDDLSTPENDNGDNTDKEDIEIDKTESSKDEASENKLSKLKNQMKKTKLAKLGKRKQRNKKSVQFADGIKPGEGTSPSGGEGDMPSPPPPTTVARGGIRDVRRSSSRKSRKQEKRTRPPKAKKKVKVKIIKLKKPRVTPLTAMMMNDSDELDDRSPPPPPPGSPPPPHLWPSYLSAYNANNRTSEAQTTAAAISNTVQAPPPPTPLPLLVPPPPLNYTIQPCSKA; encoded by the exons ATGTCACAATCAGAAGATGCTTATGCTCCAGAGGAACCAACACCAGACATTCCAATATCTTTACTTGATATACAAATGCCAGAAACACCAGATAGTACAAAAGGCCAAACTAGCGATGGAGACACACCTAGGTTGGAGAGTCCTAAGATGCTCAAGCCTGTGCTAGGAAAATTACAAGCTAAAAAGAGATTGATGGCATTTGCTAACAAATTTAATGTGCCACCAAAACTTCAAAATAAATCCAATCTACTTCAAGCACATTCTACCAAAGTTTCTAAATCTAAAAGTATGCCAAGTGATAATAGTAAATCTTCAAAAAATGATTCAAGCACAATTGTAAATGTTGACTCAGACTCTGTACAATTTCATAATCGTCATTCAAGTGGTGGTAaatcaaaaaagaaaacag aagaaaaaatattggcTATTGAAGAGATTAGACGAGAAGAATCTAAAAGTAAAATGTTACTGGCTGAAGCTATGGCTGCAG CTAATTTAGAAGAGGAAAATTATGCAAATAGAAATGGacaaaatatattagaaaatgtAAAGATTTTTAGAGAAAGAAGTAGACAAGATGATGTTAATGCCTCTTATAAAAGTGCTTCAAAGTCtgcaatagaaaataaatattcagagag AAGGCGATATGGAAGAGAAGAACGAAGAGATAGCGCGAGTAAAGAGTCAAAAGATTATAATGGTAGCAAAGAACGATATTATAAAGTCCCGCGTGATAAAGAACAACGTAGAAAAGATAAAGATAGGAAAGATGATAAAGATAAGCGAGAGGATAGTAATAAATACGAAGAGAACCGAGATAGGAAAGATgaagaaagagataaaaaggATAATGATAAATGGGAAGATGtacgagaaaaaaaaggaataaaagaaaagaaggagagtcttaaagaaaaaagaagtgaTTCACAGGAGAAACCTGAAAttaaagatagaaaagaaaaagagaaagataaagacaaaggaaaagagaaagacatAATGAATTCTTCTTCGTGGGTGGAGTTAAAAAAGTGTGGTATAATGATGGACGACATCATTGAGATTAAAAGACGTGATCATTCGGAACGATCAATAAAGAACAG aaCAGCCGAGGATTACTTACGTCACTTTGAACAAATGTTAATGATAAACGATTGTCGTTTGAAACGTTACGCATTTATTGCTGAAGGACTGGAAGGTCCCAAAGAGTACCCTCCTGAATCAGTAAGAGCAACTAAACGAGGAAGGcctcaattattttattctgaAAATCCTCGTATGTCGCTTTTCATCAATCATCAGCAAATTCTTCAAGCAGTTACTGCCGATCATCGTGAAAAAATGCGGAACATATGCGAGGCAGACTTTATACG AAATGATACGGAAGCAGCGGAAAAATCTCAACGTACACGTAATTGGTATCCAAAGACAGGCATATCTAAATCTGAAGGATGGCATGTACCAATTAATGTACAACTACCTAGGTCAAAATGGGATAGTGAAGATGAAGACAGGTTATCTGACACTGAAAAAGAACAAGGAAATGTAGTGAAATCGAGCAACATGACTTCAAAGCAAG aacCTGAGGAATTTTCTCCACGGTTAAATACTATAGAAGAAGACATTAATAAAGACAAGAAAATGATCAACGAAGATGAGGCTTCTAGTGTTAAAAAAATAGATGACAATAGACAATCAACATCTCCTTTGTTACAGTCTGCAGGCAATGAAAAATTAGCATCGGAGTATGAACAGTTCATGAAGATGGTTTGCAGTGATATTCCAATGTCGAAAGAATTCTCCCCAAAACCGAATAAAACTTCTGCCTCGACGTTAAGCTATCATGAATTTAATATAGAAACCAATTTGCCAAATGACAATAATTTTTCGTTTGTAGAGCATAGTATATCCGGGAAGTCGGATAAAagtaattcaaataaaattgagGAAAAATTCAAATCCAATGAAAGCCGACAGAACTTGGAAAACATTTCGAAGATCGAGGACGATCAGATATCATCAAACAGTTCTCATATTCAGGTTCAAAAACGCGTAAGAGTAGAGAGTAAAAATATACATGATAAAAGTGAATCGGAAGATTCTAAATCAATACCCAGCGATTGGGAAAACGTTCGAATTAAAGTAGAACGTATGAGCGACGAAAATTCTGACTctaaagaaacaagaaagaaaaagagacgaaagaaAGTGACTTCTAGCAGTAGTGAATCATCCAGTTCGTCGAGTTCCTCCGACTCTGAGGAAGaagtaaaaagaaggaaaagaaaacggaAAATATCAAACGATTCGGACTCATTATCGGATTCAGATAGCAGCgatagtagtagtagcagcagTGATTCTTCTAGTTCCGATGATaaacggaagaaaagaaagaagaagaaacgaaaagctgaaaaaagaaagaaaaaagcgaaACGAATtgcgaagacgaagaagaagagaagaaggaaagtCAGTTCGGATTCAAGTAGTAGCGATTCGTCTGAAGATAGAAGGAAAAAAAGGGTAGCGACTAGAAAGTCTAAACAGAAGAaagaatataacgataaacaGGATAACAGAGACGATATAATAAAGACGATACAAAAGTCGCCTTTGGAATCTTCTTCATTAGAAAATGCGAAATTGGTACGTTCTCAAGTTccattaaagaaaattaaagaggAAGTAAAAGTCGAAAATAGGAAAAGATCCTCAGATAAACACGACGTTTGGAACAAGGATCAGGAATTGGTCAGAAAGGTGATTTCTGATAGCGACATCCACAATAAAACCCATaaagatgaagaaaaaagaaacaaagtcgaAGAGCGTTACTTGGAAGAGTGGGAAATGGATTCCGTGATCATGCCGCAGAAAGGAGAAAAACTGTCAAAGAGTAATGTTGAAAAAGTAGACAATACCGATATACAAAACATTCGGAAAATAGAAAGGAAGGAGGAACGATGCAAGAAAGATGACAAGAATAAGAATGACGAACGTTTGGAAGAAAAATGTTCAAGCATGAGCAAGGAGATCATCCCAGGGAGTTTGAAGATAGAAGAAGATGcagatggaaagaaaaagaggaaaagagataaagagaaaaaggaCAGCAGTGAATTTTTAGCTGACTGGAAGAAGGAGAGTGAGCGTATATCTCAGCAAATAATGCAAGATGAAATAAAGCTCTCTAAAAAGTTAGACAAACAAAAAAGAGATAAATGGGGAGAGACTGAATTTGATACTCTGAATGTCCCATCATTAACACAACTTGAAAAGGAAGTAAATAAGAGACAATTACTAGCGGACGAATGGGAAGTCGACAGCTTAGAAGCTGTGTCTGATTTaatgattaataaaaaaaaaacctcTCGTATCTCTAAGAAATTAGAAAAGGAGGTTCGATATGATAAGAAAACAGATACATACATCGCTATAGAAAAGGAAACTGTAAAGGAATGTAAAAAGAGGCAAGATAGATTGTCTGCAATGAGAATTTGggaagaagaacaagaagaaggagagaaagaagctTTGATGCTCCTGGAACAGAAGAGTAAGAGGAAGAGAGATGATTGGGACATTGAAGAAGAATCATTCTTACGAGAAAAAAGTGACAgaaaagaaagcgtagaagacaGCATTACTATAATTGAGAGCATCCATAAGGAGGTAAATACAGTCAGTAAAAATGTGGATGCATCTATGAAATATGATGTTGTTACTAGCAAAAAGAGCAAGAAAAGTCGTTGGGATATGGAATCACAGTCTCAAGAAAAAATAAAGCTTAAAGCTCCTGTTATGTGGGAGGAAGAGTGTGCAGAATGGACGAAAGTGAATAAATTCGACCACGATATTGAGAGAGTATCTTTGGAATGCTGTGACCCGATATTAGCTAAAACGAAGATAAAAGACGAGGACGTTTGTATGGTTGAACAGCAGTTGAGAAAGTCTACATCTAAGAATTCAGCAAGTGCAGATATTATCGATTTGTTTCCTAGAAAATGTCAGGATATAGATTTGTTAGAATCATCCTGGACTCCGGAAGAACATACTAGATGTAAGTCGCGAATAAGAAGTTTGGGCAACAGTTCACAGGAGAATGTGCTCTTTGATAAGACCAAGGAATTGACGCCTTCGAAAGAGCAATGTACTGCAGAACAATTAAAGGATATCTTTGAGATAGATGTGAAATTAAcgaaaaaaaatacagaattgtATAGTCCTAGTTCTCCAGCTGGATCCCAGAAGTCTGAA gatatggaaatttttaagaataatcAGGTAAATCTGAAGCAGAGTCTTCTACACGATAAACTAAAGAATGAAACTCTGGTTATGTCTGATGATGAATCAGTTCCCAATATACCTCTTCAAATAAAGTACCGCGATGGTAAATATGCAAAAGCTGCAGTGATGAaggaagaatttgaagaaattttagGAGTGCAAAAGATAGAGGATCAGACTCTTCGAAAGAAATTCGATGTGAAAGTATCTGAAAGTTCGTCTGAATTTCCAATCAACGAACCATACCCAGACACGAACTATAAATCATTACGAATGGACATATTCGCAGGGTATGAATCTGATGAATCACATGGAAAATTAAGCAACAAGAGTTCTGAGGCAATATCTTCATCTGCCAGCACAAAAGGAACAGAGGAGACGAATGAAGGGAAAGCAGCACTCAAGTTGATTCCTAAACAACTGTTAGTCCGACGAAACAATGAACGCGTGAAGACAAAATTGATTTCAGATGATCCCATGCAACACGCTGCGGCTCTATTGACCATCCAGAAGAAACTTCGAGAGTCGCACTCTGTgaaaaacgatataaaaaacACATATTGCGAAGAACCTAATGAATTTAGGATCGAGTGTGAAAAGACATCCAATATACATGCACCTGTTGCTGAAGTTATTCCCACGGAACAGACTACTATTACGGATGTTAAGGTGGACTCGAAAGACTTGTCGATAACAGTGAAAACCTCGATTACCACAAAATCGGAATCACCAGGGGCGGTGAAGCTCGATTTCAATGAGTACAGGTCTGGGAACAAAGGAACTAAATTGGAAGAACTTAAAAAATCTAGACCACGTAATAGTAAAGATGACACGGAATGTCAAGTAAGATCACCGGGCAGAgagcagaaaaagaaaagtcCTAGTAGAAAAGAGAATAGGGAAGATAAACGAATTAGTGATCGTAGCAAAGAAAGAAGAGATAAGAAATTTGATGATAGAGAAAGAGTAGATAGGAGAGATAGTAGGAGTTCGAAACAGGAGTACAATGAAAGTAGAAGGAGGTTCAGTCCTTCTACTAGTCGCAATAAAAAACGAACTTCCTGGGAACGGGAAGGAAGTCGTAGCGAAAGCCATAGCCGCAGTTGGAGTAGAAGTAGAAGCAAAAGTccaaagagaaaggaagagtcGTTTGCAGGCTTTTCTAGTAAAGAAAAACGATCAAATAGAATCGATGAGGATAGATCCAGTAGAGCAAGAATAGATGATAGGAGAGAAAGATCTATAAGAAGTTCTCCTAGATCTAACACTGCCCCACATAATAAAG ATCATTTTAAAAAGCATATTAAAGGAGATCGAGATGACTGGAATAGAAAGAAATACGACTgtatagaaagagaaaaggaaggtCGGTCGTACGAACCAATGGAAGTACTAAGAGAGAGAAACGTGGATATTGATAGACATAGAGAGAGTAGATTTCGCGGAGATGAAGCAGATCGGTCACTATGGCCATACGAAGCAGAGAACATACTTCGGGATGGAAATGAGTCCTTAGATTCCTATCCCAATAGTCAAGATTTAGACCTTGATTATGAAGAGAAAACGTACTACAGGGATGACAGTATTGAAAGGGATATCATGGAAGGTCCTTTCCGTCCTTCATCAAAATTCAAGCATAG aaaaagtAGGCTCAGTACAAGAAGAGACAGACAAtgggagaaggaaagagaaccTTTGGATCTAGATAGACATGGACATGTTCGAAGAATGGATAAATTACCTCCACCTAGAGGTCGTTCTCCATTACGGTCGCGAAGATCACCATGTAGATCATCACACGACCGCTTCAGACGTGAATCTAGATCGCGATCGAAATCATGGTCAAGATCAAGATCACGATCTAGGTCAAGATCTAGATCCAGATCGCGATCTCGATCAACGTCCAGGTCCCGGTCGATGATGCATTCAAGATCGAGATCTAGATCAGGATCTCGATCAAGAACTAGGTCTACCTCGGGGTCCAGAATGAGAAGCCCGGATCATTTACGAATGACGGAACGATTACGATCTTCCAG ATCACCTTCTATGGGACGAGGTAGAGTGAGCGAAAGTTCAAGGGAAAGGAAGGATGAACACGATAATATGAAACTATTAGATAGCTGCACCGAAAGAGGTAGACGAATAGAAACGATCGTGCAGTCCGTATCCGGACTACCTAGGGACTCGACTGTGTTAGACTCGGAAATGCACATCGGTGACAATATGGAGACAGTTGCAACAAGTTTCCAATATTCGGCTGAAAACGAAGTTGGAAACGAATATTACTATACAGAGAATAACTTGACTTATCCACCGTGCATTGATGACTCAACGGCGAGTTCTCCGAAACGCCTATCCCTCGACGATAG GCTAGAACTTGAGCTGGGAATTAAGAAGCAACAGGATGGAGCAGGAATATCAAATGATTACGGAGAAAACTTTAATTCGAATGTATGTTATCCATCACCGCCTGGGCAACAGCAACAAATGTTATACCGTCAACAACCTACTGTTTTACAA GTGGGCAATGTATTGCAAGTGGTACCTGCAGATTTCAATGGTGTCTCAGCAACGCACAGAGAGCCAACTAACTCCTCCTCAGCACCAATTGTACGAGGTTCCAGTCAAGTAGTTCGCGTAGGTAATGTTCTTCAGGTTGTACCGACATCCTTGGATTGGAGCGGTGGACAGCCTTCTTCAGTTGATCAATCAGGAGGGATGATGTATTCAACGACAGTCCCTCAATCCTCTCCGGTTTCCTCAGTACCTATATCTGTACCTGTTCCAGTTCCTGTCCCCATGCCTGTGCCGGCCGTTCCATCCGCTATGAACTCATCGACGCCAGTTTCTACTTTATCCCCAGTTTCATTGCCTCTTTCCGTTCCCGTTCCCGTTCCTGTTCCTGTCCCTGGTCCTGCTCCTGTTCCACTTCCTGTGACGCAAACGACTTTCCCCAGAGCCGAAGTGACACTGCAGA AAGTACCTGTTCTGCCGGTTTATAATTACGAAGTTATCTTGGAGACCCGTAGAAAAGAACAAGAGGAGCGTAAGCGATTGCGTGAAATtaggagaaaggaaaaagaacgtaGGCGAATCGAACGAATTAATCGTCGCGCTCTTCAATTGTTAGAGAAGAGTAACATGCGCCAGTCAGAAAACGCAAATCAGCAGAAGAATTCAAACCTGGATCCATCTGTTTTAAAAGCTCTTCGGGAAAGCGAAGAGCAAGCCGATGCAGAGGAACAACAAACTTCCTCTACTATTTTTGAGAAGGAGGAAGAAATGCCGGTAGTCGCATCTTCTGCTTCCACAGAAGAAGAGGAGGTACCTGTTGAGGAggacgaggaagaagaggaagaggaggaggctGAAGTGGAATATgatgaagaagacgaagaagaagcggaagacgatgaagaggaagaagaagaggacgaTGAAAAGTCAcggttaaataaattgaaaagcgAAATCGACGAAGCTACAACGGTAACAGCGATAGATGAAACAACTAAGGTTCAAATCGAGACAGAATCCAAAGGATGGCCGGAGTTACCCCCGCCGCCTTTGAAAGGAATTTTAGTCGCATCAGGTTTCAG aagGACCTCGGTTCCTAATGGCAATTTGGATGACCTTTCTACTCCTGAAAATGATAACGGAGACAACACGGACAAAGAGGATATAGAAATAGATAAAACTGAGTCCAGCAAAGACGAAGCTAGTGAGAACAAGTTAAGCAAATTGAAGAATCAAATGAAGAAAACTAAATTAGCGAAGTTAGGAaaacgaaaacaaaggaataaaaaatctGTCCAATTTGCGGATGGAATCAAACCTGGAGAAGGTACTAGTCCTAGTGGTGGTGAAGGGGATATGCCTTCTCCTCCACCACCCACTACTGTCGCTCGAGGTGGAATTCGTGACGTTCGAAGGTCCAGTTCCAGAAAGAGTAGAAAACAAGAGAAAAGAACACGACCtccaaaagcaaagaaaaaagtgAAG GTGAAA